From Triplophysa dalaica isolate WHDGS20190420 chromosome 24, ASM1584641v1, whole genome shotgun sequence:
AAAAGACTGATGCCCCCGATGCCCGAGCGCTCGAGGGGGCCGACGGACCCTCTCCGGTCAGCGGATGGTGGGACAACAACCCCAGGCGTAATTTGGCAGGAGGGCACAGCTCCGGCACCGGATCAGGGAAGGAGAAAGCCGGACGTTCGGCGTCTTCGTTCACCCAAGGGAAGGCAGATGAAGGAGGCGGCGACAGGTGGCCGGGCGTTTCGGGCGGAGCCGGGACTTGTTGTGTCAGGGAGGTGGAGCTGTCTGCACAGTCACCCTGAACTCTTCGAGGTCTGGGTCGTGGTATAGCTGGGGGAACGCAGTGGATGGGTGTCTGGGGACAGCTGTAGAAACCCGGTCTTTCATACAGCGGCATGGAGGAGAAAGCGTCCTCGGCTATGTTCCGCCCGGGCATCGATGGGCTTTCGGGATGCAGGTAAAGAGGGAATCGTGAGAATGGAGCTCTGGGGCGACGGCGCAGGAGAGAGACACGAGACGAGGGCGATGGGCGAGGGTAACTGGGGGACTGAACGCCCAGCAGACGACTCAAGCTGCCCAGAAATGGAGTGGAATGATTGGCTTCTTCGTTTTCTTTAATTTGCTCCAGATTGGGCTGCTGGAATTCCATTTCCTCTTTGGTAacactgacagagagagagagagagacaactgACCCTTAGAAAGTTCTGTTACACAAAATAACACTTTGGATAATTCGTTTTTGATCATATTTTCATTGAACTTTAATGTTCTTGCTGATTTATGTTAGGAAACAATTATTAATCTGTTTTGACTGAGATCAGCTACATTTTGTGTGTCAGGCAGAAATCACAGGAAATGAAGttttcttgaaaatgtaaaaatgcagagaGGTTTGTTAATATCAATTAATATCAGTATTGAAAAAATAGAAGTCTATGGCaagtccccacggagataataaaccagacatgtgtgtgtgtgtttgattgtgtgtgtgtgtgtttttgtttgtgtgtgtgtgtttagtcaCCTGATGTCCAGAGCAGATCCCATAAATGATGGTTTGCGGTGTTCAGCACTGGCAGCTGTGTAAGGCGGCTGAGGTTCAGATTCGTTCCAGTATTTGTCTCGTTCGATGTGAGGAACCAGATCAAACATCTCATCCACTGACAGCAAAGACACCTGGGAAACAAAACGAAACATTTCATGTAACTGCACGCTTCTGGCCTGAAGTAAACCTCCAGTCTGTGTTTGACTAGTGGCTAATGTTtcatcaatatatttttttatgtatataaacGTTCATTTAttggaatatttttttgtataaaactgtattaattaattaatttgctttattttattttatactaaatTTTTAAATGGGCCTTGTAACTTTGTctcatttaagtttagccaggTTACAGTTGTTCTGCTGTATTACTGGTAAGACTTGCTGGCTAATGACTTCAGTTTGGGCAACAATAGGGAgcataaatgtttgtttatgtcgtTGCTTTGAAAGCGTCTATAGAACATGTTTAAACACATCAACTGTCATAAACAAACAGACGTTCATGATGTGTGTGAATCACATGATCTACCTGTAAATTACGATCCACCAACCAGTTTGTCTcaaaatcatcatcatcttctccAAAGGGGTTTATAAGCTGCTCTgcaacctacacacacacaaacaaatacacacaaacacacacacgcacgcacatgtTATTTCTCAGGTGAACTGTGATGATGTCAGTTTAGTTTTTCTATACATAAGCATGTTAtcatgtgtgtgtcatttgctatcagtttttaacacaatgTCTGGGTTGTTGCCATGGCACTGAGAgatggttgctaaggtgttctgacCTTCAGCCAGCCAACATAGAAGAAGAACTGCAGTAAGGTGAAGACGGGCAAGTAGAAGTCAAGATTGTGACCTGGGTAACCCTGGGCGGGGTCAAGAAACTGCCGACCAATCAGACAAGCCAGAAAGAAGCTGTAGACAGCAACGGTCACCACCTGTCCGAGAGTAAAGAAACACGTGAATCATGTCCATCAGAGATCAAATAACACTGAGAGATGATGTTGAGAATCATTGGGGCTTgatgtcatgtattttgataTCACACGATCAGAATGGGATGATTGACACATTATTTCTACAGTGTGTGAAGAGTCCGACCTGTGTGTAGACGAGGGGTAAACTGATCCAGTCATATCCATACAGTCTCATACACTGAGAGCGAAGTGTGTTTAACTCCTGACAAATAAAAGAACACACGGCTCACATCAGGCTCACAAGACTTCACACACGTACacatgtgtacacacacacacacagtctcatTCACTTATTAACTtgatctcaaatgtttccaatacagcaaaaattacatttcattacacacacacacacacacacacacacacagacgcacacaaaaagacagacaggcaagcacacacacagacagtcaCACAGGTGTGATGAGTCCTACAGTGAGTATGGCCGTCATGGCGACATCATTATTGATTCGTCCTTCAGTCCGAGCTCTCATGGCCAGACTGACAAACCACATACAGGGAATCCAGAATTTATTATGAGCTGAAGGTAAATCCTCAAACTGTCTGAGTTCTTCAGCAGTCATGAGACCTGTGAGAGAGAACATCACATCAACTGAGCGTGACGAGTGAATGCTGTAAACACTCCTGACCCATAATTCCCTGCTTCCTTCTTGAGCTGTAAACCCAGACACTGCAGGGTACGGCTCCATAATCTCTGTTATTACACACACACGCCGTCAAGCTTCCGGAACTCACCAGGAACACAAActtacaaaacaacaacacaatggCATTCTTACAGTACCACACAACACTGATATGTGTGACCCTTCTTTTCTGTTGTGAACACTCGGGTCTCTTCATCGATGACACAAATATAAGACACAGAGTTACACCGGAAACAAAGATTCACGTTCTTTACTTTCACCTAACACAAACTCAAACTCGCTGCCTTAAAGGGGCAGATGCACAAAATAGCTTTTTAACCCTCACATATTAAACTAAAGtcttttcaaacacaaaagaaactaaacaaagaaagaaatgagtTAAAGACTATGAAGGTTACATGTGTATGAAAGACGTGGACGTGTGTGTGTCGTACCGGCCTGTAGCAGGTGGTCCATGGTGGGGAATCTCTTGTAGACGGCCGTGCTGATGGAGCGATAGATCAGAACGCCTGACAGGTTTGCGTAACGCACCAGAGTTCTGCGGACCAGTCTGGACCCTTCGTCAGACCCCCGCACATGCCCACTGACCAGCGCCGCCAGCCGGTCGGGCCACGGGACGCTCTCGAACTGACCCCACCATCGAGACACCACCAGAGTCACATAGAAACCTGTGGCAGCACGGGTTATTCACATCCATCACGCTGACCTTTCACCTCTGTGTCACTTCACATGTATTCTTACCCAGCACGAAGGAGACAGGGATGAGCTGAGCGTACTGATCGCAGTAGATGGAGAGCTTCTCAAACCTCCTCCGCTGTCCGTCGTCCAGCacacacctgtcaatcaaacactcAGCGGTGGATGTGAGCGTGTCAGAGCAGGTCTGAGGTCAGTGAAGAGATGTTTACCTGTACGTGAAGCTGATGGTGCAGTACATCAGAGCGAAGATGAGCAGCTCTCTGTACAACAGCTTGTAAATGCTTCCCTTCCATCTGAGCAGCAGACGGTAAAACGTGCCCAGCCGGGCATCTGCCACCCACCGGGAGTATGTGACCGTCATTAGCGCCCGCTCGTCCACTCGCAGTCGATCTCAACGCCAGAAAACATCATTCCACACGTCCCTTCATGGAGAAAAGAAATGATTCTaacacagaattaaaaaaatgatgccGAGTAGAAAAGCTCAAGTGGATGTGTGACACAGTTTCTGAAACACACTGAGTGTGTGAAGGAAGGAAGTGTGTGTGATGCACTGCTGGTCACCTGACCGTAAATCTGTTTCTAATGACAAATGAAGCATTGTGCAAAACTGACTGAGGGCTTAAtcttaacaaaaaacacaacacacacacacacactgtttcaTAACGTTAAATCATGAGCAGATGCTGATGAGGGGTCTCTAGTGTCTCTCTGACGCCCTCTAGAGGAGAACACGTGACACGTGACTGACTGGACACACACCAGCACTGACAACACTTCATTCATGAATCATGAAGGTTCTGTGTGTCAAGAGGTCAAGAGGTCATCGGGTCATCTCCTGTCGTGATCAAAGTTCTCTTCACGTGCATTCGgttaaaaaacacatgtttgtaCTTGAACTACTTATCCTGGtttatccacacacacacacacacacacacacacacacacacacacaatgctgCATTAACACTTTGATAAGTGAGTGGAAACTTtcacacacaaaatcatttcttaACAGTGACCTTATCgagcgtgtgtgagagagagagagagagagagagaaagagagcgagcgagagagagaacgagagagagagacagagagagagagagagagagagacagagagagagagagagagagagagagagagagagagagagagagagagagagagaaagagagcgagcgagcgagagagagagacagagacagagacagagagagagagagagagagagagagagagagagagagagagacagagagagagacagagagagagacagagagacagagagacagagagagagagagagagattatattatatcaattatagaaccaatcgcgctgtatggaagtgaggtttggggtcctctcgccaaccaagagttcagcagatgggacaaacacccaatagagattctgcaaacagaaatgtgtaaaaacattctacgggtacagagaaaaactccaaacaacgcctgcagagcagaattaggactgtatcctctaatcattaaaatacaaaaaagagctttaaaattctacacacaccttaagaacagcgacacagacacactccatcacaaagccttaagtcatcaagagctgagcccagagagaaaccccttcatccaactgatctcacaactaactctacaaccccaaacatgcccaagtcaaccccaaaccccagccagactaaaccaaatgatgaaaagacaaaaagagaaatatgtcaaacactggacagaagcaacagctcagcaaagtaaagtggaatgctatctgtcactaaagagagaatataaagtgtcagaatacctcacaagcgtatcagaccctaaactaagaaaagtgttgagcatgtacagactcagtgatcaccagctcactgtagagacgggcagacacagacacacatggacaccgagagaagagcgactgtgtccacactgcacacacaatcaagtggaaacagagctgcactttctcctctcctgtcccaactacacacacatcagagaaacattcttcccccagtttacaaacttacacaaagactttgaccagtttcaacaaaaggacaagatctcatacatactgggagaaaagtcaagaagctcaaacctggctgcaagatatgtcaagtcctgccacgaccaaagaacaagcagcacaacacaacacaacactgacagaacaacacacacaaactgacactatcacccttattgagaactttaattaaaactgtttttctgtttatattgagatgtatatatatatagatttttacttatagacttttaattttattctatcttatttttgatcttaatctgtatttctgcatgtttatatttaatcttgtgctttggcaatgtaaattttcttttatcatgccaataaagctcctttgaatcttgaatcttgaatcttgagagagagagagagagagagagagagagagagagagagagagagagagagagagacagagagagagagagagagagagacagagagacagagagagagagagagagagagagagagagacagagagagagagagagagagagagagacagagagagagagagagagagtggcaCTGGAGTACATTATGCAGGTCAAGAAGGTGTTGAAGGGTTAGGGTTATTTTTGaatattgaattgaatattttttcactttttgtatATAGTGTTCattgtttctatttaatttctcttaatgtatatttgcactatatgtacactttcttctgcccaaagctccttctgattctCTGTTGATCATCTACACAACGGCTCCAGGTGATGAGGTGCTTGTGAAAGAGTATTCTGGGATGGCGGTGTTCTTCAGCAGATGACCTCAGAGACCAGCAGAGGAAGAGAGATGATCGATCAACAGGTGAGTTTGGAATTCTCAAACGACCAGCATGAAACTTTAGTAATGTAGATATGAGAACATCATCGTGATACCGTCACATTACTCATCaaatattattcaaatgttCTTCAACAGCGAGCTGTCACGAGAAGAGCACCCAccctaaacacaacacaacacaacacaacacaacacactgtGGTATTTGTCTGTGCGCATCACGTGACGCGTGTGTCCGCCTCCTAGTGTCATGTGACGTGATTGACAGCCGAATCTTTTCCTGCTCAATCTCAGTGTGGAAAGTTTGAGGCAAACAAATCACAACCAGGTGGACCGGAGCGGCTCTGCTCGTCCTCGCGTCTGTTCTGTTGCGTTATCTTATGTAACTTTATCGCTTCTGCAACATTTTGAGTGCTGACGTCAGCGGCGAGCCGATAGTCCTGTGTCCGAGCGGAGTGACGGTAAGAGCGGGAGCGCGCACGGGAAATGCCGCCGGAGACGCCCTGAAGTTTAGTCAGAGGAATGTTTGGAGGTTTGACAGGTGAAGTGTTTCTCTCGTGCAGGCTGGTAGAACTGGAGTCGGAGTCGAGCCGGTTGGGGGCAGATGGGGGGGCAGGGGGACCGATGCCCGGGGAGCACGAGACCACAGCGGCTGAGAGGAGAGACGCGTATAACATCTCTCGTCTGCGCAGCTCTTCTCTGGAGATCCGAGAGAAAGGAACAGAGATCCTCCGAGAGCAACTCGACGCTGCGCAGAAGGTCATTTTCTCTCATGTCTCGTCAGAATTCTCTTCTCTGTGATTCTTTTCTCTTCACTGCGTGTCATCGGTGTGTTTAGGAGTTAAAGTCAAAGGATGAGGAGTGTGTCCGACTGTCTCACGTCAGGAATCAGCTCGAGCTGGAATTGGAGGATCTAACTGCCAGTCTCTTTGAGGTGGGCGGGACTAACACATCATCACTGACAGATGATTGACACTCAATGATAATAGACAGAAAGCTGATTGTGCAGTATCAGAGATGTGTAGCAGCACAACTTCACTTAAACTCATCATCATTCTGCTCTTAACATCAACCTCAGAGATCCTGATCAATGATTGTGTTTTTCACTTTAACTCTATTAACATGAGAAAAGTGTCAGAATGTTAGATTACATTCGTTTAGAGTGAGTGAGTCTCTGCATGAAAATGATgattttgattgttttggttttgtttaggAGGCTCATAAGATGGTGCGGGAAGCCAACGTGAAACAAGCAACAGCTGAGAAACAACTCAATGAAGCACAGGGCaaggtctctctctcactctctctctctctgtctctctctctctctctctctctgtccttctctctctctcactctctcgttgtctctcactctctcgttgtctctctctctctctctctctcactctctcgttgtctctctctctctctctctctctctgtctctctctctctctttgtcaagattcaagattcaaaggagctttattggcatgataaaagaaaatttacattgccaaagcacaagattaaatataaacatgcagaaatacagattaagatcaaaaataagatagaataaaattaaaagtctataagtaaaaatctatatatatatacatctcaatataaacagaaaaagagttttaattaaagttctcaatgagggtgatagtgtcagtttgtgtgtgttgttctgtcagtgttgtgttgtgttgtgttgtgttgtgctggttgttctttggtcgtggcaggacttgacatatcttgcagccaggtttgagcttcttgacttttctcccagtatgtatgagatcttgtccttttgttgaaactggtcaaagtctttgtgtaagtttgtaaactgggggaagaatgtttctctgatgtgtgtgtagttgggacaggagaggagaaagtgcagctctgtttccacttgattgtgtgtgcagtgtggacacagtcgctcttctctcggtgtccatgtgtgtctgtgtctgcccgtctctacagtgagctggtgatcactgagtctgtacatgctcaacacttttcttactttagggtctgatacgcttgtgaggtattctgacactttatattctctctttagtgacagatagcattccagtttactttgctgagctgttgcttctgtccagtgttggagatatttctctttttgtcttttcatcatttggtttagtctggctggggtttggggttgacttgggcatgtttggggttgtagagttagttgtgagatcagttggatgaaggggtttctctctgggctcagctcttgatgacttaaggctttgtgatggagtgtgtctgtgtcgctgttcttaaggtgtgtgtagaattttaaagctcttttttgtattttaatgattagaggatacagtcctaattctgctctgcaggcgttgtttggagtttttctctgtacccgtagaatgtttttacactctcactctctctctctctctctctctatctatctctctcactctctctctctctgtctctctcactctctctctctctctcgctctctcgctcactctctctgtctctctctctctctctctctctctctctcgctcactctctctctctctctctctctctctctctctctctctctctctctctctctctctctctctctctctctctctctctctctctctctctctctctctctctctctctcctctctctctctcgctcactctctttctctctctctctctctctctctctctctctctctctcactcactcactctctctctctcgctcactctctttctctctctctctctctctctctctctctctctcactctctctctctctcgctctctcgctcactctctctgtctctctctctctctctctctcgctcactctctctctctctctctctctctcgctcactctctttctctctctctctctctctctctctctctctctcactcactcactctctctctctcgctcactctctttctctctctctctctctctctctctctctctcactctctctctcactcgctctcgcgtgtgtgtttgctgttcTCCAGATTGACGTCCTTCAGGCTGAAGTGTCGGCTCTGAAGACGCTGGTGTTGACATCTACTCCCTCATCACCGAACCCTCAGCTCCATCCTCAGCTTCTGTCGCCGGGGTCGGCTCGAGGCTCTCGGGGTCACGTGCGTAATAAGAGCGCCAGCAGTGCCCTACAGCTGCAGCCTGAGCCGATGTGTGTCCCGTCACagcaggaggagagagaggtACGAACTCACACTCTGGCTACTGATTGGCTGATGACTTTCTCTCCCTTCCATGTGTCACTGAAACTCGCCCTTTCTTTTTCCATCTCTCTCCAGTGTCTCTTGTCGTCTTTgtgatgtgtctgtctgtctgtctgctgccTGCTCACTTTGACCTCTGAACCCTGCTGACAGGGTGCTTGCTGTTGCCAGGTAACTGCTGGGCAAGTCTCCATGTCAACAGCCTAGTTTTAGTAAGAGTGATGTTGAAGGATGAACTTTCTCGTACAGTTGGACTCTGTGCTGTTCGCGGAGTTTCTCTCATGGAAGGAGTCGGCGAGTTTGGAGGATGCTTCAGCCTTCCTCAGCAGAGTTCAGAGAGAAGACATCTCACCCTGTCTGTCGTTCACCTGTTCTGAGGTACGTCTGCTTTCACCTCCACGTGTTTAACACTCCTCCTCCATCTTTGTCtgactgtctctctgtctcagcTGTCCAAATCTGTTCAGCGAGCCGTGGAGAACAACTCTCTGACCATTGAgcctgttgctatgacaaccGTTTCCGTGGTGAAAGCCATCGATGGCAGAGGACCAAAGTAAGTCATGACGACAGACCGTCACATCACTCAACTGAGTCACGTGCATACACGCTTATCTCCGTAGCAACCGCTCCACACGAACTTCTGCAAAACATTTCGAGACACGTGTGTTTAatcaacattctgtcatcatttattcaccctcatgacttccacattcctcaaaatatctccttttgtgttccactgaagaaagattGACATACGCAGGAGAGTGAGTGAATACATGATGACTGAACTGAGATTAAATCACACTTCCTGTGTTTCTGTAATCATACTTTACTTTCTCTTTGATTGGGGTTTTCTCACAGCGGTTGCCGGGCGCCCATAGAAACGTAAGTGACTCCAAACACTGCATGGGATTCTGTTGTAAATAAATCAGTTATTTGGGCTGTTCCAGCATTTAAtcatttgattgacagctctgtTGACCAGTGTAATCATGTGTTTAAACAGCAAGTGTGCGTTGAGCGGCATGTCCCGCCCCTGCCGGCATCGCATCAAACTGGGAGATAAAGAAAACTACTATTACATCTCTCCGTCCAGCAGAGCACGAGTACgtctcatcatcctcatcatcctcacACTCATGTCTGATTCCTCATCATTCAACTCTTTCTCTCCTCTGACACAGATCACAGCCGTGTGTAACTTCTTCACGTACATCAGGTACATCCAGCAGGGACTGGTCCGACAGGAAGGTATTATGATCTGTCTGATTCACAGATGAGAAGTGCTGGTcaatgtttgttaatgtttgtgGTCTGTCTGCAGTTCAGCTGATGTTTTGGGAAGTGATGCGCTTACGGAGAGAGATGAGTCTGGCCAAACTGGGATATTACATGACCGACAActagacaacacacacacacacacacacactccagctgtgatgttttatatttctgtatgttttgAGGGGATGTTTCACAACACTATATGgaagaagtgtttgtttgtgagtgtTGACTAACCTCACACTGATGAATCCTTTAACGTCTCAGAGACCTGAAGGGTCAAACACAAAGTGTCTGTGTAACATCATCACACGCTCTACAAGCCTTTGAATGTGTTTCGTGTTTTGTTTAAGGTTCATTATGCTTTAGTTGACAAGAGTTTTGTTGACTGtaaagatgaacttgtgttgtCACCATACAAACATGTAGAGCTGCACGATTGACGATCATTCAAACACAAATCCATGTTCAATGTTTACAGTGCCTTCCATCACCCCGCTCACTCAAAACACTACATATTTATATTGTCTTGTGTTCAATCACAACCaaaaatgtaagtacattaCAGTCTGCTGCTTCAGTGTTTTAGAAGTCATTAAAGACAATAAATATGgtgtgcaaatgttttttgtgattGTGACCAGAAAATTTTGACACTTTATtccaaacaaatgtatttacatttattagaaAAGAATTCTGGTGAATGATTAATTCAGGGCAGAAAAACATTCATGAATACAAGAGATCAAAACAAAGGCTCGAAAGTTTAGAGAATTTAACGTGGAACATTTCTGTCTGTATGATGACACTGCTCACGCTTACATTCTATTGGCTGAAAGGAACATCAAGCAGAACGTCATAAAAAACTTCAGTTTGAGC
This genomic window contains:
- the rab3il1 gene encoding guanine nucleotide exchange factor for Rab-3A isoform X2, with translation MFGGLTGEVFLSCRLVELESESSRLGADGGAGGPMPGEHETTAAERRDAYNISRLRSSSLEIREKGTEILREQLDAAQKELKSKDEECVRLSHVRNQLELELEDLTASLFEEAHKMVREANVKQATAEKQLNEAQGKIDVLQAEVSALKTLVLTSTPSSPNPQLHPQLLSPGSARGSRGHVRNKSASSALQLQPEPMCVPSQQEERELDSVLFAEFLSWKESASLEDASAFLSRVQREDISPCLSFTCSELSKSVQRAVENNSLTIEPVAMTTVSVVKAIDGRGPNKCALSGMSRPCRHRIKLGDKENYYYISPSSRARITAVCNFFTYIRYIQQGLVRQEVQLMFWEVMRLRREMSLAKLGYYMTDN
- the rab3il1 gene encoding guanine nucleotide exchange factor for Rab-3A isoform X1 — protein: MFGGLTGEVFLSCRLVELESESSRLGADGGAGGPMPGEHETTAAERRDAYNISRLRSSSLEIREKGTEILREQLDAAQKELKSKDEECVRLSHVRNQLELELEDLTASLFEEAHKMVREANVKQATAEKQLNEAQGKIDVLQAEVSALKTLVLTSTPSSPNPQLHPQLLSPGSARGSRGHVRNKSASSALQLQPEPMCVPSQQEERELDSVLFAEFLSWKESASLEDASAFLSRVQREDISPCLSFTCSELSKSVQRAVENNSLTIEPVAMTTVSVVKAIDGRGPNGCRAPIETKCALSGMSRPCRHRIKLGDKENYYYISPSSRARITAVCNFFTYIRYIQQGLVRQEVQLMFWEVMRLRREMSLAKLGYYMTDN
- the best1 gene encoding bestrophin-1, with protein sequence MTVTYSRWVADARLGTFYRLLLRWKGSIYKLLYRELLIFALMYCTISFTYRCVLDDGQRRRFEKLSIYCDQYAQLIPVSFVLGFYVTLVVSRWWGQFESVPWPDRLAALVSGHVRGSDEGSRLVRRTLVRYANLSGVLIYRSISTAVYKRFPTMDHLLQAGLMTAEELRQFEDLPSAHNKFWIPCMWFVSLAMRARTEGRINNDVAMTAILTELNTLRSQCMRLYGYDWISLPLVYTQVVTVAVYSFFLACLIGRQFLDPAQGYPGHNLDFYLPVFTLLQFFFYVGWLKVAEQLINPFGEDDDDFETNWLVDRNLQVSLLSVDEMFDLVPHIERDKYWNESEPQPPYTAASAEHRKPSFMGSALDISVTKEEMEFQQPNLEQIKENEEANHSTPFLGSLSRLLGVQSPSYPRPSPSSRVSLLRRRPRAPFSRFPLYLHPESPSMPGRNIAEDAFSSMPLYERPGFYSCPQTPIHCVPPAIPRPRPRRVQGDCADSSTSLTQQVPAPPETPGHLSPPPSSAFPWVNEDAERPAFSFPDPVPELCPPAKLRLGLLSHHPLTGEGPSAPSSARASGASVFSFTPSSWPQTASSGSVNVPTAANSNNNTNSCNGGVNNPWPISRSNTANTANPISTTPTDTQQTANQHNPPNDSGISLAEGDLLARMREK
- the rab3il1 gene encoding guanine nucleotide exchange factor for Rab-3A isoform X3; its protein translation is MPGEHETTAAERRDAYNISRLRSSSLEIREKGTEILREQLDAAQKELKSKDEECVRLSHVRNQLELELEDLTASLFEEAHKMVREANVKQATAEKQLNEAQGKIDVLQAEVSALKTLVLTSTPSSPNPQLHPQLLSPGSARGSRGHVRNKSASSALQLQPEPMCVPSQQEERELDSVLFAEFLSWKESASLEDASAFLSRVQREDISPCLSFTCSELSKSVQRAVENNSLTIEPVAMTTVSVVKAIDGRGPNGCRAPIETKCALSGMSRPCRHRIKLGDKENYYYISPSSRARITAVCNFFTYIRYIQQGLVRQEVQLMFWEVMRLRREMSLAKLGYYMTDN